In Rosa chinensis cultivar Old Blush chromosome 1, RchiOBHm-V2, whole genome shotgun sequence, a genomic segment contains:
- the LOC112176220 gene encoding uncharacterized protein LOC112176220 isoform X4: protein MPPNTSHRKTGECLPLPEKKSLNRCPPPPLSLHFSRHFRLPLHWSGLSETKTMSKPNPKSPYNSRIAQNQLIDSLTSHISLYNSRSHSSDPKPNPNPRSSILKWFSSLSLHHRQAHLTAVDPKFVRLLLQMLRKLRTHGHGSFIILPDLPSGDLPTLCFKRSGGLLSRVAESNESEKMVFESTRLFSSREGEKVEECSCSVREIDTVTVSEELVENFDRFVEAMDDISNGGFLRGEDSDLGSDWVELKWLKDKGYYSMEAFVANRLEVALRLAWLNSNNARKRGVKLKEKISAAGVAANVFWRKKGCVDWWGNLDDATRSNVVTSVLGKAAKPLIHEILKGTSSGVEDEMWLANTGMEQPLRYNHNVSMRKTVPKLVADTEFGSSIIPASLSGKPASLADAFNNLFVLQDIITMISLCRHNEYDKGKFFYTTLSSISTISDFILRKIRGFLMVLLLDCTKLELLAEGNEKCLPKKPKAKPSASSRKSKGRSHNMKRPNPVPGSCTDEFLCETSAKDLSTLAYKEKADSVESKTTHTIHQEKEISRESSSSKDEMEHAQALAVGKVQTAARKGRKGKGKKKITGLRSVNDMEKFDRSFMEASSSSSVILDATKSDQVSGDTAYQNIGCDNSASCNIPLSNSIPSGSANGPLKDEDATKSIQENDGIGSSASFCHKVLESYQCLNNNTEIQTKCSGSETEACKVDGNLINSPVPEVDDKVSHHKDIDLQDKRAVKSGAKEVLPAKEIRASDVNEEAVLLQDQESGNNIYHTRAPSSFDCPPYEWPAVACAYFPPVNSHLPPATDRLHLDVGHNWQNHRQSFLPTIHQVRNSAIEGGCNPVLTRPLPMSIDWPPMVRSARRVAPYRTCNYDSGFVSKKPCTYPQGFAHTVQINATTMDDERKYSWDCADLPDPTKAYELVDECDSQWISEDEVEVQAFSGADYNQYFGGGVMYWNPSDHTGTVFSRPPSLSSDDSSWAWREADINRAVDDMVAFSSPYSTNGLTSPTASFCSPFDPLGSGNQPLGYVMSGNEVPGKVLHPSSTMGDTVVDDESSGSLADVTGDIEGKTGDSLPYPMLRPIIISRSRDFKRSHDRKSPCVPPTMRDRPRIKRPPSPVVLSVPRAPRPPPPSSVSDSRKHRGFPTVRSGSSSPRHWGMRGWFHDGANLEEACLRMDGAEVVWPFRNNISGPPLIQPLPAPLLQDRLIAISQLARDQEHPDVAFPLQPPELHNCPTRKANLSLMHSLVHDEIEFFCKKVATENMSRKPYINWAVKRVTRSLQVLWPRSRTNIFGSVANGLSLPTSDVDLVVSLPPVRNLEPIKEAGILEGRNGIKETCLQHAARYLVNQDWVKNDSLKTVENTAIPIIMLVVEVPNDLIASSSSNVQSPKEEAPHSTGEPDCNVHSSGVILEESAMPKCPQITCDATKDSVSIRIDISFKSPSHTGFQTTQLSFAG from the exons ATGCCACCTAACACCTCACACCGCAAAACCGGTGAGTGTCTGCCTCTGCCTGAGAAGAAGAGCTTAAACCggtgcccccccccccctctctctctccatttctCTCGCCATTTCCGTCTCCCTCTCCACTGGTCCGGTCTCTCCGAAACCAAAACCATGTCgaaaccaaaccctaaatcccCTTACAATTCCCGCATAGCTCAGAACCAACTCATCGACTCCCTCACCTCCCACATCTCCCTCTACAATTCCCGCTCCCATTCCTCAGACCCCAAGcccaaccctaaccctaggtcCTCCATCCTCAAAtggttctcttctctctccctccaCCACCGCCAAGCTCACCTCACCGCCGTCGATCCCAAATTCGTCCGCCTCCTCCTCCAAATGCTCCGCAAGCTCCGCACGCACGGCCACGGCTCCTTCATCATCCTCCCCGACCTCCCCTCCGGCGACCTCCCCACGCTCTGCTTCAAGAGGTCCGGCGGGCTTTTGTCTAGGGTTGCCGAGTCGAACGAGTCGGAGAAGATGGTGTTCGAGTCGACTCGGTTGTTTTCGTCGAGGGAGGGAGAGAAGGTCGAGGAGTGTTCGTGTTCGGTGAGGGAGATTGATACGGTGACAGTGAGTGAGGAGTTGGTTGAGAATTTTGATAGGTTTGTGGAGGCTATGGATGATATATCAAATGGGGGCTTCCTGAGAGGTGAAGACAGTGATTTGGGGTCGGATTGGGTGGAATTGAAGTGGTTGAAGGACAAAGGGTATTACAGTATGGAAGCTTTCGTGGCGAACCGGTTAGAGGTTGCTCTGAGGCTTGCTTGGCTGAATTCGAATAATGCAAGGAAAAGAGGGGTGAAGTTGAAAGAGAAGATCAGCGCGGCCGGCGTGGCAGCCAATGTGTTTTGGAGGAAGAAGGGGTGTGTGGACTGGTGGGGGAATTTGGATGATGCGACGCGGAGCAATGTAGTGACTTCAGTGTTGGGGAAAGCAGCAAAACCGTTG attcaTGAGATTCTGAAGGGAACAAGTAGTGGGGTAGAGGATGAAATGTGGCTCGCCAACACAGGAATGGAGCAACCATTGAGGTACAACCATAATGTATCTATGCGCAAGACTGTTCCAAAACTTGTGGCTGACACAGAATTTGGGTCAAGCATTATCCCAGCTTCTCTTTCTGGGAAACCTGCTTCCTTAGCCGATGCTTTTAATAATCTCTTTGTGCTTCAGGATATCATAACGATGATATCATTATGTCGCCATAATGAATATGATAAAGGGAAATTCTTCTATACCACATTGAGTTCAATTTCTAccatttctgattttatactaaGAAAAATACGAGGATTTCTCATGGTTCTTTTGCTTGACTGCACAAAACTTGAACTTTTAGCAGAGGGAAATGAAAAATGCTTACCTAAGAAACCCAAAGCAAAGCCTAGTGCTTCTAGCCGTAAAAGTAAGGGGAGGTCCCACAATATGAAAAGGCCAAATCCTGTTCCAGGGTCATGTACAGATGAATTTTTGTGTGAAACATCTGCTAAG GATCTTAGTACATTGGCTTATAAAGAGAAGGCAGATTCAGTGGAGTCCAAGACGACGCATACTATACATCAAGAGAAGGAGATTTCCAGAGAATCGTCATCATCAAAAGATGAAATG GAACATGCACAAGCATTGGCTGTTGGAAAAGTGCAGACAGCTGCGAGGAAGGGTAGGAAAGGAAAAGGCAAAAAGAAAATAACTGGCTTGAGGAGTgttaatgatatggagaaatttGATAGATCATTCATggaagcttcttcttcttcttcagtcaTTCTTGACGCAACAAAGTCTGATCAGGTTTCTGGTGATACAGCCTACCAGAACATCGGATGTGATAATTCAGCTAGTTGTAACATCCCTTTGTCAAATTCAATTCCTTCTGGTTCTGCGAATGGACCTCTTAAAGATGAAGATGCCACCAAAAGCATTCAAGAGAATGATGGTATTGGTTCTAGTGCCAGTTTCTGTCATAAGGTTCTGGAAAGTTACCAGTGTTTAAATAATAATACTGAAATCCAAACAAAATGTTCTGGATCAGAAACTGAAGCCTGTAAGGTAGATGGAAACTTGATAAACTCTCCAGTGCCTGAGGTAGATGATAAAGTTTCCCATCATAAAGATATTGACTTGCAGGACAAGCGTGCTGTTAAGTCAGGTGCGAAAGAAGTTTTGCCAGCCAAAGAAATAAGAGCTTCTGATGTAAACGAGGAAGCTGTTCTGTTGCAGGACCAAGAGAGTGGAAATAATATATATCACACTAGGGCTCCAAGTTCTTTTGATTGCCCTCCTTATGAGTGGCCGGCTGTAGCTTGTGCCTATTTTCCACCTGTTAACTCACATCTCCCACCTGCCACCGATCGATTGCATCTGGATGTTGGTCATAACTGGCAGAATCACCGCCAGTCTTTTCTACCCACAATACATCAGGTGAGAAACTCGGCAATTGAAGGTGGGTGTAATCCAGTTCTGACTCGACCATTGCCAATGAGTATAGATTGGCCCCCAATGGTTCGAAGTGCTCGTAGAGTGGCTCCATACCGGACCTGTAATTATGATTCTGGGTTTGTCTCAAAAAAGCCGTGTACTTATCCACAGGGTTTTGCACACACTGTCCAAATAAATGCAACAACCATGGATGATGAAAGGAAGTATTCTTGGGATTGCGCAGACCTACCTGATCCAACAAAGGCATATGAACTAGTGGATGAATGTGACAGTCAATGGATATCTGAGGATGAAGTTGAGGTGCAAGCATTTTCTGGGGCAGATTATAATCAATACTTTGGTGGTGGTGTGATGTACTGGAATCCTTCTGATCATACCGGGACAGTTTTCTCTCGCCCTCCTTCCCTTAGTTCTGATGATAGCTCATGGGCTTGGCGTGAAGCTGACATAAATAGAGCTGTTGATGATATGGTTGCATTTTCTTCTCCGTACAGTACAAATGGTTTGACTTCACCTACTGCTTCCTTCTGTTCTCCTTTTGATCCTTTGGGATCAGGAAACCAGCCTCTTGGATATGTTATGTCAGGAAATGAAGTACCAGGCAAGGTGCTGCATCCCTCATCAACAATGGGAGACACAGTAGTAGATGACGAATCGTCTGGATCTTTGGCTGACGTAACTGGTGATATTGAAGGGAAGACAGGCGATTCATTGCCTTACCCCATGTTGCGGCCAATCATCATATCAAGATCAAGAGACTTTAAGCGCAGCCATGATCGTAAAAGCCCATGTGTTCCTCCTACTATGCGTGATCGACCTAGGATAAAGCGGCCACCGTCGCCGGTGGTGCTTTCTGTCCCACGCGCTCCACGACCACCTCCACCATCTTCTGTGAGTGACTCGAGGAAACACAGGGGATTTCCAACTGTTCGTTCTGGTAGCTCTAGCCCAAGGCACTGGGGTATGAGAGGTTGGTTCCATGATGGAGCTAACTTGGAGGAAGCTTGTTTACGCATGGATGGTGCTGAAGTTGTTTGGCCATTTAGAAATAATATTTCAGGCCCCCCATTGATTCAGCCTCTTCCTGCACCTCTGTTACAGGATCGACTGATTGCTATTTCTCAACTAGCACGTGATCAGGAACAT CCGGATGTTGCATTTCCCCTTCAGCCGCCTGAGTTACATAACTGTCCAACACGGAAGGCAAATCTCTCTCTGATGCACAGCCTTGTGCATGatgagattgaatttttttgcAAGAAG GTTGCTACAGAGAATATGTCTCGGAAGCCCTACATCAATTGGGCTGTCAAACGAGTTACACGGTCTCTCCAGGTGCTTTGGCCCAGATCCAGGACAAATATATTTGGTTCAGTTGCAAACGGTTTGTCCCTTCCAACTAGTGATGTGGACCTTGTGGTTTCTCTACCTCCTGTTAGGAATTTG GAACCCATTAAAGAAGCTGGGATATTGGAGGGTCGAAATGGTATTAAAGAGACATGCCTTCAG CATGCTGCCAGGTATCTCGTCAATCAGGATTGGGTTAAAAATGATTCTCTTAAGACCGTGGAAAATACAGCT ATACCAATTATAATGCTTGTGGTGGAAGTTCCCAATGATCTAATTGCCTCGTCTTCGTCTAACGTGCAATCACCAAAAGAAGAGGCACCACACAGTACTGGTGAACCAGACTGTAATGTGCACTCCAGTGGGGTTATTTTAGAAGAATCTGCTATGCCTAAGTGCCCCCAGATAACTTGTGATGCTACAAAGGATTCAGTATCAATTCGCATTGACATCAGTTTCAAATCTCCATCTCATACAGGATTTCAAACTACACAGCTG TCATTTGCAGGTTAA
- the LOC112176220 gene encoding uncharacterized protein LOC112176220 isoform X3 — protein sequence MPPNTSHRKTGECLPLPEKKSLNRCPPPPLSLHFSRHFRLPLHWSGLSETKTMSKPNPKSPYNSRIAQNQLIDSLTSHISLYNSRSHSSDPKPNPNPRSSILKWFSSLSLHHRQAHLTAVDPKFVRLLLQMLRKLRTHGHGSFIILPDLPSGDLPTLCFKRSGGLLSRVAESNESEKMVFESTRLFSSREGEKVEECSCSVREIDTVTVSEELVENFDRFVEAMDDISNGGFLRGEDSDLGSDWVELKWLKDKGYYSMEAFVANRLEVALRLAWLNSNNARKRGVKLKEKISAAGVAANVFWRKKGCVDWWGNLDDATRSNVVTSVLGKAAKPLIHEILKGTSSGVEDEMWLANTGMEQPLRYNHNVSMRKTVPKLVADTEFGSSIIPASLSGKPASLADAFNNLFVLQDIITMISLCRHNEYDKGKFFYTTLSSISTISDFILRKIRGFLMVLLLDCTKLELLAEGNEKCLPKKPKAKPSASSRKSKGRSHNMKRPNPVPGSCTDEFLCETSAKDLSTLAYKEKADSVESKTTHTIHQEKEISRESSSSKDEMEHAQALAVGKVQTAARKGRKGKGKKKITGLRSVNDMEKFDRSFMEASSSSSVILDATKSDQVSGDTAYQNIGCDNSASCNIPLSNSIPSGSANGPLKDEDATKSIQENDGIGSSASFCHKVLESYQCLNNNTEIQTKCSGSETEACKVDGNLINSPVPEVDDKVSHHKDIDLQDKRAVKSGAKEVLPAKEIRASDVNEEAVLLQDQESGNNIYHTRAPSSFDCPPYEWPAVACAYFPPVNSHLPPATDRLHLDVGHNWQNHRQSFLPTIHQVRNSAIEGGCNPVLTRPLPMSIDWPPMVRSARRVAPYRTCNYDSGFVSKKPCTYPQGFAHTVQINATTMDDERKYSWDCADLPDPTKAYELVDECDSQWISEDEVEVQAFSGADYNQYFGGGVMYWNPSDHTGTVFSRPPSLSSDDSSWAWREADINRAVDDMVAFSSPYSTNGLTSPTASFCSPFDPLGSGNQPLGYVMSGNEVPGKVLHPSSTMGDTVVDDESSGSLADVTGDIEGKTGDSLPYPMLRPIIISRSRDFKRSHDRKSPCVPPTMRDRPRIKRPPSPVVLSVPRAPRPPPPSSVSDSRKHRGFPTVRSGSSSPRHWGMRGWFHDGANLEEACLRMDGAEVVWPFRNNISGPPLIQPLPAPLLQDRLIAISQLARDQEHPDVAFPLQPPELHNCPTRKANLSLMHSLVHDEIEFFCKKVATENMSRKPYINWAVKRVTRSLQVLWPRSRTNIFGSVANGLSLPTSDVDLVVSLPPVRNLEPIKEAGILEGRNGIKETCLQHAARYLVNQDWVKNDSLKTVENTAIPIIMLVVEVPNDLIASSSSNVQSPKEEAPHSTGEPDCNVHSSGVILEESAMPKCPQITCDATKDSVSIRIDISFKSPSHTGFQTTQLIVICRLKI from the exons ATGCCACCTAACACCTCACACCGCAAAACCGGTGAGTGTCTGCCTCTGCCTGAGAAGAAGAGCTTAAACCggtgcccccccccccctctctctctccatttctCTCGCCATTTCCGTCTCCCTCTCCACTGGTCCGGTCTCTCCGAAACCAAAACCATGTCgaaaccaaaccctaaatcccCTTACAATTCCCGCATAGCTCAGAACCAACTCATCGACTCCCTCACCTCCCACATCTCCCTCTACAATTCCCGCTCCCATTCCTCAGACCCCAAGcccaaccctaaccctaggtcCTCCATCCTCAAAtggttctcttctctctccctccaCCACCGCCAAGCTCACCTCACCGCCGTCGATCCCAAATTCGTCCGCCTCCTCCTCCAAATGCTCCGCAAGCTCCGCACGCACGGCCACGGCTCCTTCATCATCCTCCCCGACCTCCCCTCCGGCGACCTCCCCACGCTCTGCTTCAAGAGGTCCGGCGGGCTTTTGTCTAGGGTTGCCGAGTCGAACGAGTCGGAGAAGATGGTGTTCGAGTCGACTCGGTTGTTTTCGTCGAGGGAGGGAGAGAAGGTCGAGGAGTGTTCGTGTTCGGTGAGGGAGATTGATACGGTGACAGTGAGTGAGGAGTTGGTTGAGAATTTTGATAGGTTTGTGGAGGCTATGGATGATATATCAAATGGGGGCTTCCTGAGAGGTGAAGACAGTGATTTGGGGTCGGATTGGGTGGAATTGAAGTGGTTGAAGGACAAAGGGTATTACAGTATGGAAGCTTTCGTGGCGAACCGGTTAGAGGTTGCTCTGAGGCTTGCTTGGCTGAATTCGAATAATGCAAGGAAAAGAGGGGTGAAGTTGAAAGAGAAGATCAGCGCGGCCGGCGTGGCAGCCAATGTGTTTTGGAGGAAGAAGGGGTGTGTGGACTGGTGGGGGAATTTGGATGATGCGACGCGGAGCAATGTAGTGACTTCAGTGTTGGGGAAAGCAGCAAAACCGTTG attcaTGAGATTCTGAAGGGAACAAGTAGTGGGGTAGAGGATGAAATGTGGCTCGCCAACACAGGAATGGAGCAACCATTGAGGTACAACCATAATGTATCTATGCGCAAGACTGTTCCAAAACTTGTGGCTGACACAGAATTTGGGTCAAGCATTATCCCAGCTTCTCTTTCTGGGAAACCTGCTTCCTTAGCCGATGCTTTTAATAATCTCTTTGTGCTTCAGGATATCATAACGATGATATCATTATGTCGCCATAATGAATATGATAAAGGGAAATTCTTCTATACCACATTGAGTTCAATTTCTAccatttctgattttatactaaGAAAAATACGAGGATTTCTCATGGTTCTTTTGCTTGACTGCACAAAACTTGAACTTTTAGCAGAGGGAAATGAAAAATGCTTACCTAAGAAACCCAAAGCAAAGCCTAGTGCTTCTAGCCGTAAAAGTAAGGGGAGGTCCCACAATATGAAAAGGCCAAATCCTGTTCCAGGGTCATGTACAGATGAATTTTTGTGTGAAACATCTGCTAAG GATCTTAGTACATTGGCTTATAAAGAGAAGGCAGATTCAGTGGAGTCCAAGACGACGCATACTATACATCAAGAGAAGGAGATTTCCAGAGAATCGTCATCATCAAAAGATGAAATG GAACATGCACAAGCATTGGCTGTTGGAAAAGTGCAGACAGCTGCGAGGAAGGGTAGGAAAGGAAAAGGCAAAAAGAAAATAACTGGCTTGAGGAGTgttaatgatatggagaaatttGATAGATCATTCATggaagcttcttcttcttcttcagtcaTTCTTGACGCAACAAAGTCTGATCAGGTTTCTGGTGATACAGCCTACCAGAACATCGGATGTGATAATTCAGCTAGTTGTAACATCCCTTTGTCAAATTCAATTCCTTCTGGTTCTGCGAATGGACCTCTTAAAGATGAAGATGCCACCAAAAGCATTCAAGAGAATGATGGTATTGGTTCTAGTGCCAGTTTCTGTCATAAGGTTCTGGAAAGTTACCAGTGTTTAAATAATAATACTGAAATCCAAACAAAATGTTCTGGATCAGAAACTGAAGCCTGTAAGGTAGATGGAAACTTGATAAACTCTCCAGTGCCTGAGGTAGATGATAAAGTTTCCCATCATAAAGATATTGACTTGCAGGACAAGCGTGCTGTTAAGTCAGGTGCGAAAGAAGTTTTGCCAGCCAAAGAAATAAGAGCTTCTGATGTAAACGAGGAAGCTGTTCTGTTGCAGGACCAAGAGAGTGGAAATAATATATATCACACTAGGGCTCCAAGTTCTTTTGATTGCCCTCCTTATGAGTGGCCGGCTGTAGCTTGTGCCTATTTTCCACCTGTTAACTCACATCTCCCACCTGCCACCGATCGATTGCATCTGGATGTTGGTCATAACTGGCAGAATCACCGCCAGTCTTTTCTACCCACAATACATCAGGTGAGAAACTCGGCAATTGAAGGTGGGTGTAATCCAGTTCTGACTCGACCATTGCCAATGAGTATAGATTGGCCCCCAATGGTTCGAAGTGCTCGTAGAGTGGCTCCATACCGGACCTGTAATTATGATTCTGGGTTTGTCTCAAAAAAGCCGTGTACTTATCCACAGGGTTTTGCACACACTGTCCAAATAAATGCAACAACCATGGATGATGAAAGGAAGTATTCTTGGGATTGCGCAGACCTACCTGATCCAACAAAGGCATATGAACTAGTGGATGAATGTGACAGTCAATGGATATCTGAGGATGAAGTTGAGGTGCAAGCATTTTCTGGGGCAGATTATAATCAATACTTTGGTGGTGGTGTGATGTACTGGAATCCTTCTGATCATACCGGGACAGTTTTCTCTCGCCCTCCTTCCCTTAGTTCTGATGATAGCTCATGGGCTTGGCGTGAAGCTGACATAAATAGAGCTGTTGATGATATGGTTGCATTTTCTTCTCCGTACAGTACAAATGGTTTGACTTCACCTACTGCTTCCTTCTGTTCTCCTTTTGATCCTTTGGGATCAGGAAACCAGCCTCTTGGATATGTTATGTCAGGAAATGAAGTACCAGGCAAGGTGCTGCATCCCTCATCAACAATGGGAGACACAGTAGTAGATGACGAATCGTCTGGATCTTTGGCTGACGTAACTGGTGATATTGAAGGGAAGACAGGCGATTCATTGCCTTACCCCATGTTGCGGCCAATCATCATATCAAGATCAAGAGACTTTAAGCGCAGCCATGATCGTAAAAGCCCATGTGTTCCTCCTACTATGCGTGATCGACCTAGGATAAAGCGGCCACCGTCGCCGGTGGTGCTTTCTGTCCCACGCGCTCCACGACCACCTCCACCATCTTCTGTGAGTGACTCGAGGAAACACAGGGGATTTCCAACTGTTCGTTCTGGTAGCTCTAGCCCAAGGCACTGGGGTATGAGAGGTTGGTTCCATGATGGAGCTAACTTGGAGGAAGCTTGTTTACGCATGGATGGTGCTGAAGTTGTTTGGCCATTTAGAAATAATATTTCAGGCCCCCCATTGATTCAGCCTCTTCCTGCACCTCTGTTACAGGATCGACTGATTGCTATTTCTCAACTAGCACGTGATCAGGAACAT CCGGATGTTGCATTTCCCCTTCAGCCGCCTGAGTTACATAACTGTCCAACACGGAAGGCAAATCTCTCTCTGATGCACAGCCTTGTGCATGatgagattgaatttttttgcAAGAAG GTTGCTACAGAGAATATGTCTCGGAAGCCCTACATCAATTGGGCTGTCAAACGAGTTACACGGTCTCTCCAGGTGCTTTGGCCCAGATCCAGGACAAATATATTTGGTTCAGTTGCAAACGGTTTGTCCCTTCCAACTAGTGATGTGGACCTTGTGGTTTCTCTACCTCCTGTTAGGAATTTG GAACCCATTAAAGAAGCTGGGATATTGGAGGGTCGAAATGGTATTAAAGAGACATGCCTTCAG CATGCTGCCAGGTATCTCGTCAATCAGGATTGGGTTAAAAATGATTCTCTTAAGACCGTGGAAAATACAGCT ATACCAATTATAATGCTTGTGGTGGAAGTTCCCAATGATCTAATTGCCTCGTCTTCGTCTAACGTGCAATCACCAAAAGAAGAGGCACCACACAGTACTGGTGAACCAGACTGTAATGTGCACTCCAGTGGGGTTATTTTAGAAGAATCTGCTATGCCTAAGTGCCCCCAGATAACTTGTGATGCTACAAAGGATTCAGTATCAATTCGCATTGACATCAGTTTCAAATCTCCATCTCATACAGGATTTCAAACTACACAGCTG ATAGTCATTTGCAGGTTAAAGATTTAA